In Nocardioides cavernae, a single genomic region encodes these proteins:
- a CDS encoding pyridoxamine 5'-phosphate oxidase family protein, with the protein MHTTHDLSREDCARLLKAGVAGRVAVGTPTGPHIVPVNYAVDGESILIRTTAYSLLGTYGRGAQLCFEVDQFDYELKRGWSVVVRGRGSFVDDQDELAEIARSWEPHPWATGQRNLVVRIPWTEVTGRQLGGGWDPWQHLPVRRLA; encoded by the coding sequence ATGCACACCACCCACGACCTGTCCCGCGAGGACTGCGCGCGCCTGCTCAAGGCCGGCGTCGCGGGCCGGGTGGCGGTCGGCACGCCGACCGGGCCCCACATCGTGCCGGTGAACTACGCCGTGGACGGGGAGTCGATCCTCATCCGCACGACCGCCTACAGCCTGCTCGGGACCTACGGCCGCGGCGCGCAGCTGTGCTTCGAGGTCGACCAGTTCGACTACGAGCTCAAGCGCGGCTGGAGCGTCGTGGTGCGCGGCCGCGGCAGCTTCGTCGACGACCAGGACGAGCTCGCGGAGATCGCCCGGTCCTGGGAACCGCACCCGTGGGCGACCGGGCAGCGCAACCTCGTCGTCCGCATCCCGTGGACCGAGGTGACCGGCCGCCAGCTCGGCGGCGGCTGGGACCCGTGGCAGCACCTCCCCGTGCGCCGGCTCGCCTGA
- a CDS encoding GAF domain-containing sensor histidine kinase — protein MPHTPASDLGADARSLLEAVTAISSDLDLTSVLTRIVEAATALTGARYGALGVLGSDGELVEFVTTGIDERTRALIGDLPRGRGILGVIIEDPSGLRLTDLSAHPSSVGFPPNHPPMTSFLGMPVRIRGTVFGNLYLTEKAGGGPFSEADEGLVEELARTAGYVISNARSFALSERRRQWLEASAELAEMLQPPVDLDAVLPQIVSAARQVARARAVALWSSLGPEHDTVSVAPDVAADDGRVAALLAEARADVEPGGSVAVTTTAGGADGVPTVVVVPLRSHLAPVTTLVAIVQPGSGLLDVEERELFAGFADQLALSLDRTQALAERQELALISDRERIARDLHDIVIQRLFATGLQLQGVAAMTGGSAIAERLDKSVADLDDTIKAIRGTIFELQDRRGDSLRAAVRQLVKEYVPVLGFTPVVRTSGPVDTAVSHVLGAQLLAVLREAVSNVARHALADAAEIDVVVAGDRLELRVADDGVGLPDEVSESGLRNARRRADDLGGTLEVSRVGERGTVLVWRVPLR, from the coding sequence GTGCCCCACACTCCCGCCTCCGACCTCGGCGCCGACGCCCGCTCGCTGCTCGAGGCCGTCACGGCGATCTCCAGCGACCTCGACCTCACCAGCGTGCTGACGCGGATCGTGGAGGCGGCGACCGCGCTGACCGGTGCGAGGTACGGCGCGCTGGGCGTGCTGGGCAGCGACGGTGAGCTGGTCGAGTTCGTCACGACCGGCATCGACGAGCGCACCCGCGCGCTCATCGGCGACCTGCCCCGAGGTCGCGGCATCCTGGGCGTGATCATCGAGGACCCGTCGGGCCTGCGGCTCACCGACCTCAGCGCCCACCCGTCGTCGGTGGGCTTCCCGCCCAACCACCCGCCGATGACGTCGTTCCTCGGCATGCCGGTGCGCATCCGCGGGACCGTCTTCGGCAACCTCTACCTCACCGAGAAGGCCGGCGGCGGGCCGTTCAGCGAGGCCGATGAGGGTCTCGTCGAGGAGCTCGCCCGCACGGCCGGCTACGTCATCAGCAACGCGCGTTCATTCGCGCTCAGCGAGCGCCGACGGCAGTGGCTCGAGGCGTCAGCCGAGCTCGCCGAGATGCTCCAGCCGCCGGTCGACCTCGACGCCGTGCTGCCCCAGATCGTGTCCGCCGCCCGGCAGGTCGCCCGGGCACGCGCCGTGGCGCTGTGGTCCTCGCTCGGACCCGAGCACGACACGGTCAGCGTCGCCCCCGACGTCGCGGCGGACGACGGCCGGGTGGCCGCCCTGCTGGCCGAGGCCCGGGCCGACGTCGAGCCCGGCGGCAGCGTCGCGGTGACGACGACCGCGGGCGGCGCGGACGGCGTACCCACTGTCGTCGTCGTGCCGCTGCGGTCCCACCTCGCGCCCGTCACGACCCTCGTCGCGATCGTGCAACCCGGGTCGGGGCTGCTCGACGTCGAGGAGCGGGAGCTGTTCGCCGGTTTCGCCGACCAGCTCGCGCTGTCCCTCGACCGCACGCAGGCGCTGGCCGAGCGCCAGGAGCTGGCGCTGATCTCCGACCGCGAGCGCATCGCCCGCGACCTCCACGACATCGTCATCCAGCGGCTCTTCGCGACCGGCCTGCAGCTGCAGGGCGTCGCGGCGATGACCGGTGGGAGCGCGATCGCGGAGCGGCTCGACAAGTCCGTGGCCGACCTCGACGACACGATCAAGGCGATCCGCGGCACGATCTTCGAGCTCCAGGACCGCCGCGGCGACTCCCTGCGCGCCGCCGTCCGCCAGCTCGTCAAGGAGTACGTGCCGGTGCTGGGGTTCACGCCGGTCGTACGCACCTCCGGCCCCGTCGACACCGCCGTGTCGCACGTGCTCGGCGCCCAGCTGCTGGCCGTGCTGCGGGAGGCGGTGTCCAACGTCGCCCGCCACGCGCTCGCCGACGCCGCCGAGATCGACGTCGTCGTGGCTGGTGACCGGCTCGAGCTCCGGGTCGCCGACGACGGCGTCGGCCTGCCCGACGAGGTCTCCGAGAGCGGCCTGCGCAACGCCCGACGCCGCGCCGACGACCTCGGCGGGACCCTTGAGGTCTCCCGGGTCGGCGAGCGCGGCACGGTGCTCGTGTGGCGGGTCCCGCTGCGCTGA
- a CDS encoding GNAT family N-acetyltransferase, with translation MGIRAATEADWPAIWPFWRDIVEAGETYAYPLGATSDQARGWWFDGSRVTVLEEDGSVLGSAKMGPNRPGRGAHVGTASFMVAATARGRGVGRRLAEDMVAWHREQGFAGIQFNAVVETNTGAVRLWQDLGFTIVGTVPGAFESTRHGRVGLHVMYLDLG, from the coding sequence ATGGGCATCAGGGCGGCGACGGAGGCGGACTGGCCGGCGATCTGGCCGTTCTGGCGCGACATCGTCGAGGCCGGCGAGACCTACGCCTACCCGCTCGGCGCCACGTCCGACCAGGCCCGGGGCTGGTGGTTCGACGGCAGCCGGGTGACGGTCCTCGAGGAGGACGGCAGCGTCCTCGGCTCCGCCAAGATGGGCCCCAACCGCCCGGGCCGCGGCGCCCACGTCGGCACGGCGTCGTTCATGGTCGCCGCCACCGCACGCGGGCGCGGCGTCGGCCGGCGCCTCGCCGAGGACATGGTGGCGTGGCACCGCGAGCAGGGCTTCGCCGGCATCCAGTTCAACGCCGTGGTCGAGACCAACACGGGCGCGGTCCGCCTGTGGCAGGACCTCGGCTTCACGATCGTCGGCACGGTGCCCGGCGCGTTCGAGAGCACCCGGCACGGCCGGGTCGGCCTGCACGTGATGTACCTCGACCTGGGCTGA
- a CDS encoding sigma 54-interacting transcriptional regulator, with product MTEAIQQGGHPAPSTLGQLRESGHQLKPLRQELRDNLLARLRDGVDPWPGLHGFADTVIPQVERALLAGHDIVLLGERGQGKTRLLRSLVALLDEWTPVISGSELGEHPYEPVTVTSQQAAATYGDDLRISWRHRDERYAEKLATPDTSVADLIGDVDPMKVAEGRHLGDPETIHFGLIPRSHRGIVAINELPDLAERIQVAMLNVMEERDIQIRGYVLRLPLDVLVVASANPEDYTNRGRIITPLKDRFGAEIRTHYPREVEQEIAVIEQEAHLVAEVPDYLLEVLARFTRHLRDSQSVDQRSGVSARFAIAGAETIAAAALHRATTQGEVEPVARVVDLETAVDVLGGKIEFETGEEGRETEILTHLLRTAVAETVRAHLAGIDLRLLVEAIEEGAMVSTGARVGARDFLAGLPVLGESDLYDEVCDRLGATNDGERAAAIELALEGLYLARRIGKDTDAGETVYG from the coding sequence GTGACTGAAGCGATCCAGCAGGGCGGGCACCCCGCCCCCAGCACCCTCGGCCAGCTCCGCGAGAGCGGTCACCAGCTCAAGCCCCTGCGCCAGGAGCTCCGCGACAACCTGCTCGCGCGGCTGCGCGACGGGGTGGATCCGTGGCCGGGACTGCACGGCTTCGCCGACACCGTCATCCCGCAGGTCGAGCGGGCGCTGCTCGCGGGCCACGACATCGTGCTGCTCGGCGAGCGCGGCCAGGGCAAGACCCGGCTCCTGCGCTCGCTGGTCGCGCTGCTCGACGAGTGGACCCCGGTCATCTCCGGCTCCGAGCTCGGCGAGCACCCCTACGAGCCCGTCACCGTCACCTCCCAGCAGGCGGCGGCGACGTACGGCGACGACCTGCGGATCTCGTGGCGGCACCGCGACGAGCGGTACGCCGAGAAGCTCGCGACGCCGGACACGTCGGTCGCCGACCTGATCGGCGACGTGGACCCGATGAAGGTGGCTGAGGGGCGACACCTCGGCGACCCGGAGACGATCCACTTCGGCCTGATCCCGCGCAGCCACCGGGGAATCGTGGCGATCAACGAGCTGCCCGACCTCGCCGAGCGCATTCAGGTCGCGATGCTCAACGTGATGGAGGAGCGCGACATCCAGATCCGCGGCTACGTGCTGCGGCTCCCGCTCGACGTCCTCGTCGTGGCCAGCGCCAACCCCGAGGACTACACCAACCGCGGACGCATCATCACCCCGCTCAAGGACCGCTTCGGGGCCGAGATCCGCACCCACTACCCGCGCGAGGTCGAGCAGGAGATCGCGGTCATCGAGCAGGAGGCCCACCTCGTCGCCGAGGTGCCCGACTACCTGCTGGAGGTGCTGGCGCGGTTCACGCGTCACCTGCGCGACTCCCAGTCGGTCGACCAGCGCTCGGGCGTCAGCGCCCGCTTCGCGATCGCCGGCGCCGAGACCATCGCCGCGGCCGCGCTGCACCGCGCCACCACGCAGGGCGAGGTCGAGCCGGTGGCGCGGGTCGTCGACCTGGAGACCGCCGTCGACGTCCTCGGCGGCAAGATCGAGTTCGAGACCGGCGAGGAGGGTCGCGAGACCGAGATCCTCACCCACCTGCTCCGCACCGCGGTCGCCGAGACCGTGCGCGCGCACCTCGCCGGCATCGACCTGCGCCTGCTCGTGGAGGCCATCGAGGAGGGCGCCATGGTCAGCACCGGCGCCCGCGTCGGCGCCCGCGACTTCCTCGCCGGGCTGCCGGTGCTGGGGGAGTCCGACCTCTACGACGAGGTCTGCGACCGGCTCGGCGCCACCAACGACGGCGAGCGGGCGGCCGCGATCGAGCTCGCCCTCGAGGGGCTCTACCTCGCCCGCCGCATCGGCAAGGACACCGACGCCGGGGAGACCGTCTATGGCTGA
- a CDS encoding response regulator codes for MGDPIRVYLLDDHDVVREGLTFLLEQQGDIVVVGQSASATEATARIPALRPDVAVLDARLPDGSGIEVCRAVRAIDPTINALILTSYDDDEALFAAIMAGASGYVLKEIRSSDLVTAVRHVAAGKSLIDPAMTATVLERIRNGPETPDELASLTDQERILLGHIAEGLTNRQIAEQMFLAEKTVKNYVSSILAKLGLERRTQAAVLASKLLGDAPR; via the coding sequence ATGGGCGACCCGATCCGCGTGTACCTCCTCGACGACCACGACGTCGTGCGCGAGGGACTCACCTTCCTGCTCGAGCAGCAGGGGGACATCGTCGTCGTGGGCCAGTCCGCGTCCGCGACCGAGGCGACCGCACGCATCCCGGCCCTGCGGCCAGACGTCGCCGTGCTCGACGCGCGCCTGCCGGACGGCTCGGGCATCGAGGTGTGCCGTGCCGTGCGGGCCATTGACCCGACGATCAACGCGCTCATCCTGACGTCGTACGACGACGACGAGGCGCTGTTCGCGGCGATCATGGCCGGCGCCTCGGGCTACGTGCTCAAGGAGATCCGCAGCTCCGACCTGGTCACCGCGGTGCGCCACGTCGCGGCCGGCAAGTCGCTCATCGACCCGGCGATGACGGCGACCGTGCTGGAGCGGATCCGCAACGGCCCGGAGACGCCCGACGAGCTGGCCTCGCTCACCGACCAGGAGCGGATCCTGCTCGGCCACATCGCCGAGGGGCTGACCAACCGGCAGATCGCCGAGCAGATGTTCCTCGCCGAGAAGACGGTGAAGAACTACGTCTCCAGCATCCTCGCCAAGCTGGGCCTCGAGCGTCGTACGCAGGCGGCCGTGCTGGCCTCCAAGCTCCTCGGCGACGCGCCGCGCTGA